The Lysobacter sp. HDW10 genome window below encodes:
- a CDS encoding N-(5'-phosphoribosyl)anthranilate isomerase, with translation MRPGDVRLAGELGADAVSFHFGQDSAHAVRVEAARSMRQAITPLVGSVASFSDNTQQEVREIIKQLRPNLVIFSGREEDAFCRAFGIPFLKTFEQALLPPGTDGKLLHASFPNAAGFVFRASGPPSSASHSSWKWLPQELTKPFLLSGGFRIDELFEVITTIEPWGVVVCDEIETQHGFKDGELMREVVFESRRADCHEVQNACESSLPDLKK, from the coding sequence ATGCGTCCAGGCGACGTACGCCTGGCGGGCGAACTGGGCGCTGACGCCGTCTCTTTTCATTTTGGTCAAGACAGCGCACATGCCGTCCGTGTGGAGGCCGCGCGCAGCATGCGACAGGCCATCACGCCGCTGGTGGGCTCAGTGGCTTCCTTTTCCGACAATACGCAGCAAGAAGTTCGCGAGATCATCAAACAGCTCAGGCCGAACTTGGTCATCTTTTCCGGGCGTGAAGAGGATGCGTTTTGCCGTGCCTTCGGTATTCCATTTCTGAAGACCTTTGAGCAGGCGCTGTTGCCGCCTGGTACAGATGGCAAGCTCCTGCACGCCAGTTTCCCAAATGCCGCCGGGTTCGTATTTCGCGCCAGTGGTCCTCCGAGCAGTGCGTCACACTCCAGCTGGAAATGGCTGCCGCAAGAGCTGACGAAGCCCTTTCTGCTTTCCGGCGGGTTTAGAATCGACGAGTTATTCGAGGTCATCACTACGATCGAGCCGTGGGGCGTTGTCGTTTGTGACGAAATCGAAACGCAACATGGCTTCAAAGATGGCGAGTTGATGCGCGAGGTGGTCTTTGAATCACGCCGCGCAGATTGCCATGAAGTCCAAAACGCCTGTGAAAGTTCACTTCCGGATCTGAAAAAATGA
- a CDS encoding DUF3144 domain-containing protein: MSENETTQTETNGQEGVALDPQFFTATNAYLELANQQGQSFGMKRVSAAILYAAARYNSHAYIGYETNPSANKEAFIEYMLDLYRRMLEENVDNLIENIEAGATAPQA; the protein is encoded by the coding sequence ATGAGCGAAAACGAAACCACCCAAACCGAAACAAATGGACAAGAAGGCGTTGCATTGGATCCGCAATTCTTCACTGCGACGAATGCCTACTTGGAACTTGCCAACCAGCAAGGGCAGTCATTCGGTATGAAGCGCGTGAGTGCGGCCATTTTGTACGCGGCGGCGCGCTATAACTCGCACGCCTATATTGGTTATGAAACCAATCCTTCAGCCAACAAAGAGGCGTTCATCGAGTACATGCTTGATTTGTACCGCCGGATGTTGGAAGAAAATGTCGACAACCTGATCGAGAACATCGAGGCAGGTGCCACGGCCCCGCAGGCCTGA
- the accD gene encoding acetyl-CoA carboxylase, carboxyltransferase subunit beta, with product MSWLKRITTTRIRTDAGGEARKRNVPEGLWEKCDECGAVLYARELEENLQVCPKCAHHMSIRARARLHAFLDAGPLREIGSDLQPVDVLKFKDQKKYADRIKAAQKSSGESEGLIAYAGHLKRMPIVASAFDFGFMAGSMGSVVGERFALGVEEAIRLNAPFVNFAASGGARMQESLFSLMQMAKTSAALARLRAQGLPYISVLTNPTTGGVSASLAMLGDINIGEPKALIGFAGPRVIEQTIREKLPEGFQRSEFLLEHGAIDQICDRRELRDRIASLLAMLGNKPAPAEDEETLA from the coding sequence ATGTCCTGGCTGAAACGAATTACAACCACACGTATACGTACGGATGCAGGTGGCGAAGCCCGCAAGCGCAATGTCCCAGAAGGCCTTTGGGAAAAGTGCGATGAATGCGGTGCCGTCCTGTATGCCCGTGAATTGGAAGAAAACTTGCAGGTGTGCCCAAAGTGCGCGCATCACATGTCGATTCGCGCACGTGCGCGCCTGCACGCGTTCTTGGACGCGGGTCCGTTGAGGGAGATTGGCAGCGATCTGCAACCCGTTGATGTCCTGAAATTCAAAGATCAAAAGAAGTACGCAGACCGTATCAAAGCGGCGCAAAAGAGCTCAGGTGAATCTGAGGGGCTGATTGCGTACGCCGGCCATCTAAAACGCATGCCGATCGTGGCCAGCGCATTTGACTTCGGTTTTATGGCGGGTTCGATGGGTTCGGTTGTGGGCGAGCGTTTTGCATTGGGTGTGGAAGAGGCCATTCGCCTGAACGCACCGTTTGTCAATTTCGCAGCCAGCGGCGGCGCACGCATGCAAGAGAGCCTCTTCTCATTGATGCAAATGGCGAAGACCTCCGCAGCACTCGCACGTTTGCGCGCGCAGGGCCTGCCTTATATCTCTGTGTTAACGAATCCGACCACGGGCGGTGTCTCGGCGTCCTTGGCAATGTTGGGCGATATCAATATCGGTGAACCCAAAGCGCTGATCGGATTTGCGGGTCCTCGCGTGATCGAACAAACCATTCGCGAAAAGCTACCCGAAGGCTTCCAGCGCTCGGAATTTTTATTGGAGCACGGCGCCATCGATCAAATTTGCGATCGCCGTGAACTGCGTGACCGCATTGCGTCTCTTTTGGCCATGCTGGGCAATAAGCCGGCACCTGCTGAGGATGAGGAGACATTGGCTTGA
- the glmM gene encoding phosphoglucosamine mutase: MNSRKWFGTDGIRGRVGAHPIAADFVLQLGNAYGRVLSEQHHARGNWRKPVVVIGKDTRISNYMFEAALEAGLVAAGVDVQLMGPMPTPAVSHLTRSLRADGGIVISASHNPHFDNGIKFFNADGEKIDDAMELAIEAAIETPFATVESEKLGKAIRTRDAIGRYVEACKNSIAKGVDLSGMHVVIDGANGANYQIGPMVFRELGARVDVLGVEPDGTNINAGVGSTHPEALAEKVVMLGAELGIAFDGDGDRVVLVDGSGAVRDGDDILYVLARHWKRQGRLRGPVVGTLMTNFGFEKALGELGIPFMRSNVGDRYVLRMLLENQGVLGGEASGHVLCLDRSATGDGIIAALQVLEALRESGETLVEALHGLTKVPQKTRNVRIDNAKQVVAREEVVAALAHASKQVEGRGRAFLRPSGTEPVVRVTVEADDARLVEETLQALAAIVESAH; this comes from the coding sequence TTGAACAGCCGCAAGTGGTTCGGTACAGATGGAATTCGTGGGCGCGTAGGCGCACATCCGATTGCTGCCGACTTCGTCTTGCAACTCGGCAATGCCTATGGACGCGTGCTGAGCGAGCAACATCACGCGCGCGGCAACTGGCGCAAGCCAGTGGTGGTCATCGGCAAAGACACACGCATCTCGAACTATATGTTCGAGGCGGCACTTGAGGCCGGCTTGGTCGCGGCAGGTGTTGACGTACAACTCATGGGTCCAATGCCGACACCTGCCGTATCGCATCTCACGCGTTCGCTACGCGCAGACGGCGGCATCGTTATTTCTGCATCACATAATCCGCATTTTGATAATGGGATCAAGTTCTTCAACGCAGACGGCGAAAAGATTGATGACGCGATGGAGCTCGCCATCGAAGCCGCGATTGAAACGCCGTTTGCCACGGTCGAATCCGAAAAGCTGGGCAAGGCCATCCGTACACGCGACGCGATTGGGCGTTATGTCGAAGCGTGCAAAAACTCGATCGCGAAGGGTGTGGACCTGTCAGGCATGCATGTGGTGATTGACGGCGCCAATGGTGCGAATTATCAAATCGGCCCGATGGTGTTTCGTGAGTTAGGCGCGCGCGTCGATGTACTGGGCGTGGAACCTGACGGCACCAATATCAATGCCGGTGTTGGCTCAACCCACCCGGAGGCCCTGGCTGAAAAAGTTGTGATGTTGGGCGCGGAACTCGGTATTGCCTTTGACGGCGACGGTGATCGCGTCGTTTTGGTTGATGGCTCAGGCGCAGTACGCGACGGTGACGACATCTTGTACGTGCTTGCGCGTCATTGGAAGCGCCAAGGTCGTTTGAGAGGGCCCGTCGTCGGAACCTTGATGACCAATTTCGGTTTCGAAAAAGCATTGGGCGAGCTGGGCATACCGTTCATGCGTTCCAACGTCGGTGACCGCTATGTCCTGCGAATGCTGCTTGAGAACCAAGGGGTTCTTGGCGGTGAAGCATCAGGTCACGTGCTTTGCTTGGATCGCTCGGCAACGGGTGATGGCATCATCGCCGCATTACAGGTCTTGGAAGCTTTGCGCGAATCGGGTGAAACACTCGTCGAAGCCTTGCACGGTTTGACGAAAGTGCCGCAGAAAACACGCAATGTCCGAATCGACAACGCAAAACAAGTTGTTGCGCGCGAAGAAGTCGTGGCGGCTCTTGCGCATGCCAGCAAACAAGTCGAGGGTAGGGGGCGTGCCTTCCTTCGACCTTCCGGCACCGAACCTGTTGTTCGCGTGACTGTGGAAGCGGACGACGCACGATTAGTCGAAGAAACCCTGCAAGCATTAGCCGCCATCGTCGAAAGTGCACATTGA
- a CDS encoding isopenicillin N synthase family oxygenase: MSQSPIPTFDISEYTGTTDPAARAAFVKKLGDAYREWGFAGIRNHGIAAASIDAAYDVFKAFFSLPDAVKQQYKVPGSGGARGFTPFGIETAKGATHFDLKEFFHIGREIPRDSKYAEIMQPNVWPSELPEFKTIGYGLYESLDSLGNVVLEILATDLGLAPDFFVERTYSGNSILRPIHYPPIPDGDVPNVRAGEHEDINLITLLVGASAEGLEVKSRKGEWVPFTADADTIVVNIGDMLQRMTNHVYPSTTHRVVNPKGANARAPRYSTPFFLHLNPDASVGVLPSTITPDNPSRYAEAITANEYLMERLREIKLV, encoded by the coding sequence ATGAGCCAGAGTCCGATTCCCACCTTTGATATCAGCGAATACACGGGCACAACGGATCCCGCTGCGCGCGCCGCATTCGTCAAAAAATTGGGCGATGCATACCGCGAGTGGGGTTTCGCGGGGATTCGCAATCATGGTATTGCCGCCGCCTCTATTGATGCGGCCTATGACGTATTCAAAGCCTTCTTTTCGCTGCCGGATGCAGTCAAACAGCAATACAAGGTGCCGGGTTCAGGCGGTGCACGCGGCTTTACGCCATTTGGTATTGAGACTGCAAAAGGCGCGACACATTTTGATTTGAAAGAGTTCTTTCATATCGGCCGTGAAATTCCGCGTGACTCGAAGTACGCCGAAATCATGCAGCCCAATGTGTGGCCTTCCGAGCTGCCCGAATTCAAAACGATCGGTTATGGCCTGTACGAATCCTTGGATTCGTTGGGCAATGTGGTGTTGGAAATCCTGGCGACTGATCTGGGTCTTGCGCCTGATTTCTTTGTCGAGCGTACTTACTCCGGCAACTCCATCTTGCGTCCGATTCACTACCCGCCGATTCCTGACGGCGATGTGCCGAATGTTCGTGCAGGTGAGCACGAAGACATCAACCTGATCACGTTGTTAGTGGGCGCGAGCGCCGAAGGTCTTGAAGTCAAATCACGAAAGGGCGAATGGGTTCCCTTTACGGCGGATGCTGACACCATCGTCGTGAATATCGGTGACATGTTGCAACGGATGACCAATCACGTCTATCCGTCGACCACGCATCGTGTCGTCAACCCGAAGGGTGCCAACGCGCGTGCACCGCGTTATTCGACGCCATTTTTCTTACATCTCAATCCGGATGCATCGGTGGGCGTGTTGCCTTCCACGATCACACCGGACAACCCGAGTCGGTATGCCGAAGCAATTACGGCGAATGAATACCTGATGGAACGGTTGCGCGAAATCAAACTCGTTTAA
- the tpiA gene encoding triose-phosphate isomerase — protein MRQKIVAGNWKMNGNLASAHALMKDLAGMPGNVQAIVFPPSVYLPGLIQAFTGGAIALGAQDVSAHQKGAYTGEIAPDMLSDIGATHTLVGHSERREYHAESNAQVAAKFAAAKAAGIVPVLCVGETLAQREAGETESVIRDQLNAVIEQVGVAGLDGAIVAYEPVWAIGTGKTASPEQAQAVHAFIRGEIAALDGRIAASLPILYGGSVKADNAALLFSQPDVDGGLVGGASLVAQDFLGIAAAAAAL, from the coding sequence ATGCGTCAGAAAATTGTTGCCGGTAATTGGAAAATGAACGGCAATCTGGCTTCCGCGCACGCGCTGATGAAAGACCTGGCAGGCATGCCGGGGAACGTCCAAGCCATTGTCTTTCCGCCGTCGGTGTACTTGCCGGGTTTGATTCAGGCGTTTACGGGCGGAGCCATTGCGCTCGGCGCACAAGATGTCAGCGCGCATCAAAAAGGCGCGTATACGGGTGAAATTGCCCCGGACATGCTGTCGGATATCGGCGCGACACATACCTTGGTCGGCCACTCCGAACGTCGCGAATACCATGCCGAATCGAACGCGCAGGTCGCTGCGAAGTTTGCCGCGGCAAAGGCTGCCGGTATTGTGCCCGTGCTGTGTGTCGGTGAAACCTTGGCCCAGCGCGAAGCTGGCGAAACCGAATCGGTGATTCGCGATCAACTGAACGCCGTGATCGAACAGGTTGGCGTCGCGGGTCTGGACGGTGCGATCGTGGCCTATGAGCCGGTTTGGGCAATCGGCACCGGTAAAACCGCGTCACCCGAGCAAGCGCAGGCGGTTCACGCGTTCATTCGTGGCGAGATAGCTGCCTTGGATGGTAGAATCGCCGCCTCGCTCCCGATCCTGTACGGCGGTAGCGTGAAGGCCGACAACGCCGCCTTGCTGTTCTCACAGCCGGATGTCGACGGCGGCCTCGTCGGTGGCGCCTCTTTGGTGGCGCAAGATTTTCTAGGCATCGCGGCTGCTGCAGCTGCGTTGTAA
- the secG gene encoding preprotein translocase subunit SecG: MLILVLNILYVLIAVSMTVLILLQRGAGAQAGSGFGAGASGTVFGSQGSASFLSKSTKWLGVSFFVLTLLMAWMNVKRPTDSVNGAQGSVMANAPVAAPVTNTPVKTDNAVPQAPASSATPVPQAPATAAPAQNTTPNAENTTQTPSQKP, encoded by the coding sequence ATGTTGATTCTTGTTCTCAATATCTTGTACGTGCTCATCGCTGTGTCGATGACCGTTCTGATTCTTCTGCAACGCGGTGCAGGTGCACAGGCAGGTTCGGGCTTCGGCGCGGGCGCCTCCGGCACTGTGTTCGGTTCGCAAGGTTCAGCGAGCTTCTTGTCGAAAAGCACGAAGTGGCTGGGTGTTAGCTTTTTCGTGCTTACGCTCTTGATGGCTTGGATGAATGTTAAACGTCCGACGGACAGCGTTAACGGCGCGCAAGGTAGCGTGATGGCGAATGCCCCCGTTGCCGCACCGGTCACGAATACGCCGGTAAAAACGGACAACGCAGTACCGCAAGCACCTGCGTCTTCAGCAACGCCTGTTCCGCAAGCACCTGCAACAGCAGCGCCTGCACAAAACACGACGCCAAACGCTGAAAATACAACGCAAACGCCTTCGCAAAAACCTTAA
- a CDS encoding NADH-quinone oxidoreductase subunit A has protein sequence MLAEYLPTLLFLIVAIGIGIALIVLGNLLGPKAPSAEKLSPYECGFLPFEDARLKFDVRYYLLAILFIVFDLEIAFVFPWALVFRDLGIFGLIEMGIFLTLLFIGFIYVWKRGALEWE, from the coding sequence GTGCTCGCCGAATACCTGCCTACACTTTTGTTCTTAATTGTTGCGATCGGTATCGGCATTGCCCTGATCGTTCTCGGTAATCTTCTGGGGCCTAAAGCGCCTTCAGCTGAAAAACTGTCTCCTTACGAATGTGGCTTCTTGCCCTTTGAAGACGCGCGTCTGAAATTCGACGTCCGCTACTACTTGCTTGCCATTTTGTTCATCGTGTTCGATCTCGAAATTGCATTCGTTTTTCCGTGGGCATTGGTGTTCCGTGACCTTGGCATCTTCGGTTTGATCGAGATGGGCATCTTCCTGACGCTGTTGTTCATTGGCTTTATCTATGTTTGGAAGCGAGGAGCCCTGGAATGGGAGTGA
- a CDS encoding NADH-quinone oxidoreductase subunit B → MGVSHTPFFNPLPEGRLDDLLRPEGDNPVMQQGFVTTSMHALWNWARTGSMWPMSFGLACCAVEMMHSGAARLDLDRFGVVFRPSPRQSDVMIVAGTLVNKMAPALRKVYDQMPEPKWVISMGSCANGGGYYHYSYSVVRGCDRVVPVDIYVPGCPPTAEALIYGILQLQKKIRRDTVWGERKNAADTRIVTAR, encoded by the coding sequence ATGGGAGTGAGTCACACGCCGTTCTTCAATCCGTTGCCGGAAGGGCGCCTTGACGACTTGTTGCGTCCGGAAGGCGACAACCCTGTCATGCAACAAGGCTTTGTCACCACCAGCATGCACGCGCTTTGGAACTGGGCGCGCACGGGTTCGATGTGGCCGATGAGTTTTGGTCTCGCATGCTGCGCGGTTGAAATGATGCATTCGGGTGCGGCACGTTTGGATCTCGACCGTTTCGGTGTGGTGTTCCGTCCGAGCCCGCGTCAATCCGACGTCATGATTGTTGCCGGCACCTTGGTCAACAAAATGGCACCGGCTTTGCGCAAGGTGTACGACCAAATGCCTGAGCCGAAGTGGGTCATCTCGATGGGTAGCTGCGCCAACGGTGGCGGTTACTACCACTACTCGTATTCGGTTGTGCGCGGTTGTGATCGCGTTGTGCCTGTGGATATTTATGTGCCGGGCTGCCCGCCGACCGCAGAAGCGCTGATCTACGGCATTTTGCAACTCCAAAAGAAGATTCGGCGCGACACTGTTTGGGGCGAACGTAAAAATGCCGCCGACACTCGCATCGTTACGGCGCGTTGA
- a CDS encoding NADH-quinone oxidoreductase subunit C, whose translation MTQTIEQFAHALRTAFPDATVDVALPRGEVTLSVSAAAWYKTNEVLKNDFAFEQAMDICGVDHLGYGEGEWDTDVSSQGFSRGVDAMGPGRFSWGEFPTHTDLHSGEEMPDEVRAKRFQVVLQLLSISNNQRLTVQCFCEDARMPTVDSLTSIWQGLNWFEREAFDLFGIIFVGHPDLRRILTDYGFVGHPFRKDFPLIGNVEVRYDAEKERVIYEPVTSVEPRVGVPRVIRDDARTVTAIGESKDLKIASRIGPAGEMK comes from the coding sequence ATGACCCAGACCATTGAACAATTCGCACATGCACTGCGCACGGCATTTCCGGACGCGACCGTTGACGTTGCGCTTCCGCGCGGCGAAGTCACGCTGAGTGTGTCTGCCGCAGCCTGGTACAAGACCAACGAAGTGCTGAAAAACGACTTTGCGTTCGAGCAAGCCATGGACATCTGTGGTGTGGATCACCTCGGCTATGGCGAAGGCGAATGGGATACCGACGTTTCGTCGCAAGGCTTCAGCCGCGGCGTGGATGCGATGGGTCCCGGACGTTTCTCTTGGGGCGAGTTCCCGACGCATACGGACCTACATTCAGGTGAAGAAATGCCTGATGAAGTCCGCGCAAAGCGCTTCCAAGTCGTGCTGCAGTTGTTGTCGATTTCAAACAATCAACGTCTGACGGTTCAGTGCTTCTGTGAAGATGCGCGCATGCCGACCGTCGACTCACTCACATCGATTTGGCAGGGTCTCAATTGGTTTGAGCGTGAAGCTTTCGATTTGTTCGGCATCATTTTTGTCGGACACCCGGATTTGCGCCGAATCCTCACCGACTATGGTTTTGTCGGCCATCCGTTCCGCAAAGACTTCCCGCTGATCGGAAACGTGGAAGTGCGTTATGACGCAGAGAAGGAACGCGTCATTTACGAGCCAGTGACTTCAGTTGAACCCCGTGTCGGCGTTCCGCGCGTCATCCGTGACGATGCACGTACGGTCACCGCCATTGGCGAAAGCAAGGATCTCAAAATTGCATCGCGTATTGGGCCTGCCGGAGAAATGAAATGA
- a CDS encoding NADH-quinone oxidoreductase subunit D: MQEIRNYTMNFGPQHPAAHGVLRLILEMDGEIVQRADPHVGLLHRGTEKLAESKPFNHSIGYMDRLDYVSMMCNEHAYVGAIEQLMGITPPDRALYIRTMFDEITRVLNHLMWIGSNALDLGAMAVFLYAFREREELMDAYEAVSGARMHATYYRPGGVARDLPDTMPKYHESPWRKGSKLKAFNKAREGSLLDYLEDFTKTFPSRIDEYETLLTDNRIWKQRTVDIGIVTPEQAYQWGMSGAMLRGSGIAWDLRKKQPYAKYAEVDFDIPVGSNGDCYDRYLVRVAEMRQSNRIIAQCIQWLKANPGPVFVDNYKVAPPRREEMKDDMEALIHHFKLFSEGYSVPEGSTYCAVEAPKGEFGVYMVSDGANKPFRVKLRAPGFAHLSSMDAIVKGHMLADVVAMIGTYDLVFGEVDR; the protein is encoded by the coding sequence ATGCAAGAAATTCGCAACTACACGATGAACTTTGGCCCGCAACATCCGGCCGCTCACGGCGTGTTGCGTTTGATTCTCGAAATGGATGGTGAAATTGTCCAGCGTGCAGATCCGCACGTGGGGTTGCTCCATCGCGGTACTGAAAAGCTCGCGGAATCCAAGCCGTTCAATCATTCGATTGGCTACATGGACCGTCTCGACTACGTTTCGATGATGTGTAACGAGCATGCGTATGTCGGTGCCATTGAACAGCTGATGGGCATCACGCCGCCGGATCGTGCTTTGTACATCCGCACGATGTTCGACGAAATCACCCGCGTCTTGAATCACTTGATGTGGATCGGTTCCAACGCGCTCGATCTGGGTGCGATGGCCGTCTTCCTCTACGCATTCCGCGAACGCGAAGAATTGATGGACGCCTACGAGGCAGTGAGCGGCGCGCGCATGCACGCGACTTACTATCGTCCGGGCGGCGTCGCACGTGATCTTCCGGACACCATGCCGAAGTACCACGAATCGCCCTGGCGCAAGGGCAGCAAATTGAAGGCTTTCAACAAAGCGCGCGAAGGCAGCTTGTTGGATTATCTCGAAGATTTCACCAAGACTTTCCCAAGCCGCATCGACGAATACGAAACCTTGTTGACGGACAACCGTATTTGGAAACAACGCACAGTCGATATCGGCATTGTCACGCCAGAGCAAGCGTACCAATGGGGTATGTCGGGTGCCATGTTGCGGGGTAGTGGTATTGCATGGGATCTACGTAAGAAGCAGCCGTATGCCAAATATGCAGAAGTCGATTTCGACATTCCGGTTGGCAGCAATGGCGATTGCTATGACCGTTACTTGGTGCGTGTCGCAGAAATGCGTCAATCCAATCGCATCATTGCGCAATGTATTCAATGGCTGAAGGCCAACCCGGGCCCGGTGTTCGTTGACAACTACAAAGTTGCGCCGCCGCGTCGTGAAGAAATGAAAGACGACATGGAAGCATTGATTCACCACTTCAAGTTGTTCTCTGAAGGGTATTCGGTGCCGGAAGGTTCGACCTATTGTGCTGTCGAAGCGCCGAAGGGCGAATTCGGCGTCTACATGGTGTCTGACGGTGCGAACAAGCCGTTCCGCGTCAAATTGCGCGCGCCGGGTTTTGCACATTTGTCGTCCATGGACGCCATTGTCAAAGGCCACATGTTGGCCGACGTGGTGGCAATGATCGGTACCTATGATTTGGTGTTTGGTGAGGTGGACCGATGA
- the nuoE gene encoding NADH-quinone oxidoreductase subunit NuoE, with protein MKATGNFENARHVDPMVALTDATRAHIDHWLSKFPADRKRSALLQGIFAAQEQNNGWLTDELIAAVARYLGLPPVWAYEVATFYSMFETQPVGRNNVAFCTNISCWLNGAEDLVAHAEKVLGCKLGESTADGRVYLKREEECVAACCGAPVVVINGHYHEKLTPEKVTALLEGLN; from the coding sequence ATGAAGGCCACAGGTAATTTTGAAAACGCGCGTCATGTCGACCCAATGGTCGCCCTGACCGACGCTACGCGCGCACATATTGATCACTGGCTGTCTAAGTTTCCGGCAGACCGCAAACGCTCTGCTTTGTTGCAAGGTATTTTTGCCGCGCAAGAACAGAACAACGGTTGGCTGACAGACGAGCTCATCGCTGCCGTTGCACGCTACCTCGGCTTGCCGCCGGTGTGGGCCTACGAAGTGGCGACCTTCTATTCGATGTTCGAAACACAACCTGTGGGCCGCAACAACGTGGCGTTCTGCACCAATATCAGCTGCTGGTTGAACGGCGCTGAAGACTTGGTCGCACATGCGGAAAAGGTCTTGGGCTGCAAGTTGGGTGAATCGACCGCAGACGGTCGTGTTTACCTCAAGCGCGAAGAAGAGTGCGTGGCCGCATGCTGCGGCGCGCCGGTTGTTGTCATTAACGGTCATTACCACGAGAAGTTGACGCCTGAAAAAGTCACGGCGTTGCTGGAAGGGTTGAATTAA
- the nuoF gene encoding NADH-quinone oxidoreductase subunit NuoF, giving the protein MAHASHYSEGYGPVGPAPEEHNVVRTTLHFDKPWAYENYLKTGGYSALRKVLEDKMVPSDVVEMVKQSGLRGRGGAGFPTGLKWSFMPKGEGQKYMLCNSDESEPGTAKDRDILRYNPHAVIEGMAIACYATGCTVGYNYLRGEFHHEPFEHFEEALAEAYKNGWLGKNILGSGIDIDIYGVLGAGAYICGEETALMESLEGKKGQPRFKPPFPAGFGLYGKPTTINNTETYASVPAIIRNGAEWFANLGKPNNGGPKIFSVSGHVNAPGNFEIRLGTTFADLLNMAGGVRNGHKLKGVIPGGSSMPVLPADTMMDITMDYDALQKAGSGLGSGAVIVMDETTCMVRACHRIARFYFKESCGQCTPCREGTGWMYRLLSRMVNHEATMDDLQMLKASAGQIEGHTICAFGEAAAWPVQGFLRHFWHEFEYAIVNKRFYVDDERAGTLIKAQVAA; this is encoded by the coding sequence ATGGCGCACGCAAGTCACTATTCCGAAGGTTACGGCCCGGTCGGTCCGGCACCTGAAGAGCACAACGTCGTACGAACCACTTTGCATTTCGACAAACCGTGGGCGTATGAGAACTATTTAAAAACGGGCGGCTATAGCGCATTGCGCAAAGTGCTCGAAGACAAGATGGTGCCGTCTGACGTCGTTGAGATGGTCAAGCAGTCGGGTCTTCGCGGCCGCGGCGGCGCTGGCTTCCCGACCGGTCTGAAGTGGAGCTTTATGCCGAAGGGCGAAGGCCAGAAATACATGCTGTGCAACTCGGATGAATCCGAACCCGGCACCGCGAAAGACCGCGATATCCTGCGCTACAACCCGCATGCCGTCATCGAAGGTATGGCCATTGCGTGTTATGCAACGGGTTGCACTGTGGGCTACAACTACTTGCGCGGCGAGTTTCACCACGAGCCCTTCGAGCATTTTGAAGAAGCCTTGGCGGAAGCCTATAAGAATGGCTGGTTGGGCAAGAACATTTTGGGCAGCGGTATCGACATCGACATCTACGGTGTCTTGGGTGCCGGCGCCTATATTTGCGGCGAAGAAACCGCATTGATGGAATCGTTGGAAGGTAAGAAGGGTCAACCGCGTTTCAAACCGCCGTTCCCCGCGGGCTTTGGCTTGTACGGCAAACCGACCACGATCAATAACACTGAAACCTATGCATCGGTGCCGGCGATTATTCGCAATGGTGCCGAATGGTTTGCCAACTTGGGTAAGCCAAACAACGGCGGGCCGAAGATCTTCTCGGTGTCGGGTCATGTGAACGCCCCGGGCAACTTCGAAATTCGTTTGGGCACCACGTTTGCAGACTTGTTGAACATGGCCGGCGGCGTGCGCAATGGTCACAAGTTGAAGGGCGTGATTCCGGGCGGTTCATCGATGCCGGTCTTGCCGGCCGACACCATGATGGATATCACCATGGACTACGACGCGCTGCAAAAAGCGGGTTCGGGTTTGGGTTCGGGTGCCGTCATCGTGATGGACGAAACGACATGTATGGTGCGCGCTTGCCATCGCATTGCACGCTTCTACTTCAAAGAAAGCTGTGGTCAATGCACCCCGTGTCGCGAAGGAACGGGTTGGATGTACCGCTTGCTGTCTCGCATGGTCAATCACGAGGCCACGATGGATGACTTGCAAATGTTGAAGGCATCCGCAGGTCAAATCGAAGGACACACCATTTGCGCATTTGGTGAAGCCGCTGCCTGGCCGGTGCAGGGATTCTTGCGTCACTTCTGGCATGAATTCGAATACGCGATTGTGAACAAGCGTTTCTACGTCGATGACGAACGCGCAGGTACTTTGATCAAAGCGCAGGTGGCCGCATGA